A single genomic interval of Sander lucioperca isolate FBNREF2018 chromosome 9, SLUC_FBN_1.2, whole genome shotgun sequence harbors:
- the vps4b gene encoding vacuolar protein sorting-associated protein 4B isoform X1, which translates to MEPTNLQKAIAVAQKASQEDQAGNYEEAIRSYQHAVKYFLHIIKREPQGKDGNQKIRDTCKQYLDRAEELQEYLVNKEKAIDLASKAAQEDKAQKYEEALRLYQAAVQYFLHVVKYEAQSDKAKQSIRAKCAEYLDRAEKLKEYLKKKESAPPAKPVKESQSDDKGNESDEGDDPEKKKFQNQLSGAIVMEKPNIKWNDVAGLEGAKEALKEAVILPIKFPHLFTGKRTPWRGILLFGPPGTGKSYLAKAVATEANNSTFFSISSSDLVSKWLGESEKLVKNLFTLAREHKPSIIFIDEIDSLCGSRSENESEAARRIKTEFLVQMQGVGNDNEGVLVLGATNIPWTLDSAIRRRFEKRIYIPLPEEHARSFMFKLHLGATPTSLSDTDFVTLGKKTDGYSGADISIIVRDALMQPVRKVQSATHFKKVRGESRTDPNMLVDDLLTPCSPGDPNAIEMTWMEVPGEKLLEPVVCMSDMMRSLANTKPTVNDQDLVKLKKFTNDFGQEG; encoded by the exons ATGGAGCCAACAAATCTACAG AAAGCTATTGCTGTAGCACAGAAGGCCTCACAGGAAGACCAGGCTGGAAACTATGAGGAGGCCATCCGCTCCTACCAACATGCTGTCAAGTACTTTCTGCACATTATAAAAC GTGAACCCCAGGGTAAAGATGGCAACCAGAAGATAAGAGATACATGTAAACAGTACTTGGACAGAGCGGAAGAACTACAGGAGTACCTAGTGAATAAAGAG AAAGCCATTGATCTTGCCAGCAAGGCGGCTCAGGAGGATAAAGCTCAGAAATACGAGGAGGCTCTGCGTCTTTACCAGGCTGCtgttcagtacttcctccatgTGGTGAAAT ATGAAGCCCAGAGTGACAAAGCTAAACAGAGCATCCGGGCAAAATGTGCAGAATATTTGGACAGAGCAGAGAAGTTGAAGGAGTatttaaagaagaaagaaagcgCTCCTCCCGCGAAGCCTGTCAAAGAGTCACAGTCTGATGACAAAGG GAATGAAAGTGATGAAGGTGATGATCCAGAGAAAAAGAAGTTCCAAAATCAACTCTCAG GTGCAATTGTTATGGAGAAACCAAACATCAAATGGAATGATGTTGCTGGTTTAGAGGGAGCCAAGGAGGCACTGAAAGAAGCTGTTATTCTTCCGATCAAATTTCCCCACCTATTCACAG GAAAGAGAACTCCATGGAGAGGGATCTTGCTCTTTGGACCACCTGGTACAGGAAAGTCTTATCTGGCTAAAGCTGTTGCCACAGAAGCAAACAACTCAACCTTCTTCTCCATCTCCTCTTCTGACCTTGTCTCCAAATGGCTGGGAGAGAGTGaaaa GTTGGTGAAGAATCTTTTTACCCTTGCAAGGGAGCACAAGCCTTCTATCATCTTCATTGATGAGATCGACTCCCTGTGTGGCTCCAGAAGTGAGAACGAGAGTGAGGCTGCTCGGCGTATTAAGACAGAGTTCCTGGTTCAGATGCAGG GTGTGGGAAATGACAATGAGGGAGTGCTGGTACTTGGGGCAACAAATATCCCATGGACCCTAGACTCAGCCATCAGAAGAAG ATTTGAGAAGAGGATCTACATCCCGCTGCCTGAAGAGCACGCACGCTCCTTCATGTTCAAGCTCCATCTGGGTGCGACCCCCACAAGTCTCAGCGACACTGACTTTGTCACTCTGGGTAAGAAGACCGATGGATACTCAGGAGCAGATATCAGCATCATTGTCCGAGATGCTCTAATGCAGCCTGTTAGGAAGGTCCAGTCAGCAACCCACTTCAAAAAG GTACGTGGTGAATCAAGAACTGACCCCAACATGCTTGTAGATGACCTATTGACTCCTTGCTCTCCTGGCGATCCCAACGCAATTGAAATGACATGGATGGAGGTACCTGGGGAGAAGCTATTGGAACCTGTAGTATGCATG tCCGACATGATGAGGTCTCTGGCCAACACAAAGCCAACAGTCAATGATCAAGATCTGGTCAAACTGAAAAAATTCACAAATGACTTTGGACAGGAAGGCTAG
- the vps4b gene encoding vacuolar protein sorting-associated protein 4B isoform X2, whose translation MATNNNLQKAIDLASKAAQEDKAQKYEEALRLYQAAVQYFLHVVKYEAQSDKAKQSIRAKCAEYLDRAEKLKEYLKKKESAPPAKPVKESQSDDKGNESDEGDDPEKKKFQNQLSGAIVMEKPNIKWNDVAGLEGAKEALKEAVILPIKFPHLFTGKRTPWRGILLFGPPGTGKSYLAKAVATEANNSTFFSISSSDLVSKWLGESEKLVKNLFTLAREHKPSIIFIDEIDSLCGSRSENESEAARRIKTEFLVQMQGVGNDNEGVLVLGATNIPWTLDSAIRRRFEKRIYIPLPEEHARSFMFKLHLGATPTSLSDTDFVTLGKKTDGYSGADISIIVRDALMQPVRKVQSATHFKKVRGESRTDPNMLVDDLLTPCSPGDPNAIEMTWMEVPGEKLLEPVVCMSDMMRSLANTKPTVNDQDLVKLKKFTNDFGQEG comes from the exons ATGGCTACCAACAATAATTTACAG AAAGCCATTGATCTTGCCAGCAAGGCGGCTCAGGAGGATAAAGCTCAGAAATACGAGGAGGCTCTGCGTCTTTACCAGGCTGCtgttcagtacttcctccatgTGGTGAAAT ATGAAGCCCAGAGTGACAAAGCTAAACAGAGCATCCGGGCAAAATGTGCAGAATATTTGGACAGAGCAGAGAAGTTGAAGGAGTatttaaagaagaaagaaagcgCTCCTCCCGCGAAGCCTGTCAAAGAGTCACAGTCTGATGACAAAGG GAATGAAAGTGATGAAGGTGATGATCCAGAGAAAAAGAAGTTCCAAAATCAACTCTCAG GTGCAATTGTTATGGAGAAACCAAACATCAAATGGAATGATGTTGCTGGTTTAGAGGGAGCCAAGGAGGCACTGAAAGAAGCTGTTATTCTTCCGATCAAATTTCCCCACCTATTCACAG GAAAGAGAACTCCATGGAGAGGGATCTTGCTCTTTGGACCACCTGGTACAGGAAAGTCTTATCTGGCTAAAGCTGTTGCCACAGAAGCAAACAACTCAACCTTCTTCTCCATCTCCTCTTCTGACCTTGTCTCCAAATGGCTGGGAGAGAGTGaaaa GTTGGTGAAGAATCTTTTTACCCTTGCAAGGGAGCACAAGCCTTCTATCATCTTCATTGATGAGATCGACTCCCTGTGTGGCTCCAGAAGTGAGAACGAGAGTGAGGCTGCTCGGCGTATTAAGACAGAGTTCCTGGTTCAGATGCAGG GTGTGGGAAATGACAATGAGGGAGTGCTGGTACTTGGGGCAACAAATATCCCATGGACCCTAGACTCAGCCATCAGAAGAAG ATTTGAGAAGAGGATCTACATCCCGCTGCCTGAAGAGCACGCACGCTCCTTCATGTTCAAGCTCCATCTGGGTGCGACCCCCACAAGTCTCAGCGACACTGACTTTGTCACTCTGGGTAAGAAGACCGATGGATACTCAGGAGCAGATATCAGCATCATTGTCCGAGATGCTCTAATGCAGCCTGTTAGGAAGGTCCAGTCAGCAACCCACTTCAAAAAG GTACGTGGTGAATCAAGAACTGACCCCAACATGCTTGTAGATGACCTATTGACTCCTTGCTCTCCTGGCGATCCCAACGCAATTGAAATGACATGGATGGAGGTACCTGGGGAGAAGCTATTGGAACCTGTAGTATGCATG tCCGACATGATGAGGTCTCTGGCCAACACAAAGCCAACAGTCAATGATCAAGATCTGGTCAAACTGAAAAAATTCACAAATGACTTTGGACAGGAAGGCTAG
- the kdsr gene encoding 3-ketodihydrosphingosine reductase has translation MSSEEGLSSTITDWLFINSWWLLLPFIMLLVVAAFIVAFVLLLYMISPLISPKPLKLNGAHVVVTGGSSGIGKSIAVECYKQGAFITLVARDEAKLLQAKKEVEKFAINDKQVVLCISVDVSSDYSQVESVIKQAQEKLGPVDMLVNCAGLAISGKFEDVEVDRFKKLMEVNYLGSVYPTRAVITTMKERRMGRIMFVSSQAGQIGLFGYTAYSPSKFALRGLAESLQMEIKPYNIYVTVAYPPDTETPGLAEENKTKPLETKLISETSGVCQPDQVAKIIVRDAVQGNFNSSVGPDGYMLSALTCGMSPVTSITEGLQQIVTMGLFRTIALFYLGSFDSIVRRCMIQREQSKAADKRE, from the exons ATGTCCTCGGAAGAAGGGTTGAGCTCAACGATCACAGATTGGCTTTTCATCAATTCCTGGTGGCTTCTTCTGCCATTCATCATGCTTCTTGTAGTTGCTGCCTTCATCGTTGCCTTTGTGTTGCTGTTATACATGATATCGCCTCTCATTAGTCCCAAACCTCTGAAACTGAACGGGGCCCACGTCGTG GTGACAGGAGGCTCAAGTGGGATTGGGAAATCCATTGCAGTTGAGTGCTACAAGCAAGGAGCATTCATCACTTTGGTGGCACGGGATGAG GCTAAATTGCTTCAAGCAAAGAAAGAGGTGGAGAAATTTGCCATCAATGACAAACAG GTGGTGCTCTGCATATCAGTGGATGTTTCCAGTGATTATAGCCAGGTGGAAAGTGTGATAAAACAG GCTCAAGAGAAGCTGGGTCCGGTTGATATGTTAGTGAACTGTGCTGGATTAGCCATTTCTGGAAAGTTTGAGGACGTGGAAGTGGACCGTTTTAAG AAACTGATGGAAGTAAACTACCTGGGCAGCGTTTACCCGACACGGGCCGTCATAACCACCATGAAGGAGCGAAGAATGGGCCGCATTATGTTTGTGTCCTCCCAAGCAGGCCAGATCGGCCTGTTTGGATACACCGCCTACTCCCCATCCAAGTTTGCTCTGCGTGGCTTAGCAGAGTCGCTGCAGATGGAG ATAAAGCCATACAATATCTATGTGACTGTGGCCTACCCCCCTGACACTGAGACTCCAGGATTAGCTGAGGAAAATAAGACAAAG CCTCTAGAGACTAAATTAATCTCTGAAACTTCTGGAGTTTGTCAACCAGACCAAGTAGCCAAAATCATTGTTCGAGATGCAGTG CAGGGGAACTTTAACAGCTCTGTGGGACCCGATGGTTACATGCTATCAGCCCTCACCTGTGGAATGTCACCTGTTACGTCCATCACAGAAGGCCTCCAGCAG ATTGTTACCATGGGATTATTTCGGACCATCGCCCTCTTCTACCTGGGGAGTTTTGACAGCATTGTGCGCCGCTGCATGATTCAGAGGGAGCAGTCAAAAGCCGCTGACAAGAGGGAGTAA